Proteins encoded together in one Thermococcus sp. CX2 window:
- the thpR gene encoding RNA 2',3'-cyclic phosphodiesterase, whose translation MRAFIAIEVSDEVRDNLLKAQERIGNKAAKIKFVERENFHVTLKFLGEIDEATAEEVKRALAEIAKKHKKHRVRVKGIGLFPNPNYVRVIWAGIENDEGIKAIAQDVEKAMRRLGFKKDKDFVAHITIGRVKFVRDKLELAMALKDLANEDFGEFEVEAIELKKSTLTPKGPIYETVARFELVGD comes from the coding sequence ATGAGGGCGTTCATAGCCATCGAAGTTAGCGACGAGGTCAGGGACAACCTCCTGAAGGCTCAGGAAAGGATTGGAAATAAAGCGGCAAAGATAAAGTTCGTCGAGAGGGAGAACTTCCACGTCACGCTCAAGTTCCTCGGTGAGATTGACGAGGCAACCGCCGAAGAAGTGAAGAGGGCTTTGGCAGAAATAGCGAAGAAGCACAAGAAGCACCGCGTTAGGGTAAAGGGCATCGGCCTCTTCCCCAACCCGAACTACGTCCGCGTCATCTGGGCGGGAATAGAGAACGACGAGGGCATAAAGGCGATAGCCCAGGACGTAGAGAAGGCCATGAGGAGGCTGGGCTTCAAGAAGGATAAGGACTTCGTCGCCCATATCACAATCGGAAGGGTGAAGTTCGTGAGGGACAAGCTGGAGCTGGCGATGGCGCTCAAAGACCTCGCCAATGAGGACTTCGGAGAGTTTGAGGTCGAGGCCATAGAGCTCAAGAAGAGCACGCTGACACCGAAAGGCCCGATTTATGAGACCGTTGCGAGGTTTGAGCTGGTGGGGGATTAA
- the cca gene encoding CCA tRNA nucleotidyltransferase has protein sequence MQVEDVISEVLARIKPSEEERAFVESLMDEIKAIALEAIEKLGLDVRPHFVGSLAKDTYLAGDHDVDLFLAFPPDTPLEELRSRGLELGKEIGTRLGGYEVAYAEHPYVRAVYRGVKIDLVPCYNVKSWKDVRTAVDRSILHTEWVIENLSGRNDDVRLLKRFLKGIKAYGSEIYVRGFSGYLAEILVIKYGSFLDVLEKADFILRQKIIDPGNWLKREREMAMKTVRKEGEEDKPLVVIDPVDPRRNVAANLGWERYGIFYFKAQTFLDEPSVEFFFPREKPSGDYLGELRRKGTHLVTLLFPKPELVDDILLPQLERSAKGFEKALTRENFRVLGWDYGYVGDKAFIMLELDRAERERVMIKPGPEFFTESGRDFYRKNEKVWLIGKRLYAEKRVKENVVDVIVELLGKNQVALGKQVREFIHSAGILVDYVPGELEREAYLFLSRKKWDLKG, from the coding sequence ATGCAGGTTGAAGATGTGATCTCAGAAGTCCTAGCCAGAATCAAGCCGAGCGAGGAAGAGAGGGCCTTTGTAGAGAGCTTGATGGACGAGATCAAGGCCATCGCCCTCGAAGCCATTGAAAAGCTCGGCCTCGACGTTAGGCCACACTTCGTCGGCTCGCTCGCCAAGGACACCTATCTCGCTGGTGACCACGACGTTGACCTCTTCCTAGCTTTTCCCCCCGATACCCCCCTCGAGGAGCTCCGCTCCAGGGGGCTGGAGCTCGGGAAAGAGATAGGGACGAGGCTCGGTGGATATGAGGTCGCCTACGCCGAGCATCCATACGTAAGGGCGGTCTATAGGGGCGTCAAGATTGATCTCGTGCCGTGCTACAACGTGAAGAGCTGGAAGGACGTCAGAACGGCCGTGGACAGGTCAATACTCCACACGGAGTGGGTTATAGAGAACCTCAGCGGAAGGAACGACGATGTTAGGCTCTTAAAACGTTTCCTTAAGGGCATAAAAGCCTACGGCAGCGAGATTTACGTGAGGGGCTTCTCGGGCTACCTCGCCGAGATTCTGGTCATCAAGTACGGCTCTTTCCTGGACGTTCTGGAGAAGGCCGACTTCATACTGAGGCAGAAGATAATCGACCCAGGAAATTGGCTCAAGCGCGAGCGGGAGATGGCTATGAAAACTGTGAGGAAGGAGGGAGAGGAGGACAAACCGCTCGTGGTCATAGACCCCGTTGATCCCAGGAGGAACGTTGCTGCAAATCTTGGCTGGGAGCGCTACGGAATCTTCTACTTCAAAGCCCAGACCTTCCTTGATGAACCAAGTGTGGAGTTCTTCTTCCCAAGGGAGAAACCGAGCGGGGATTACCTCGGCGAACTTCGGAGGAAGGGCACTCATTTGGTGACGCTCCTGTTCCCCAAACCCGAACTCGTTGATGACATCCTCCTTCCCCAGCTGGAGAGGAGCGCTAAAGGATTTGAGAAGGCCCTAACTCGGGAGAACTTTAGGGTTCTCGGCTGGGACTACGGCTATGTAGGGGATAAGGCATTCATAATGCTTGAGCTGGACAGGGCCGAGCGCGAGAGGGTAATGATAAAGCCCGGCCCCGAGTTCTTCACCGAGAGTGGCCGCGACTTCTATCGGAAGAACGAAAAGGTCTGGCTGATCGGAAAGAGGCTCTACGCCGAGAAGAGAGTCAAGGAGAACGTGGTTGACGTCATCGTGGAACTTCTGGGGAAAAATCAAGTTGCCCTGGGCAAGCAGGTAAGAGAGTTCATCCACTCCGCTGGTATTCTGGTGGATTATGTTCCAGGGGAGCTCGAGAGGGAAGCATACCTCTTCCTGAGCAGGAAAAAATGGGATTTAAAGGGCTAG
- a CDS encoding glycoside hydrolase, whose amino-acid sequence MPMKFGHHFHAYQPGDIVYVKDGDGSKPIEYEERKSPVAIKIRGEEVKGENWTRAMLYSYEHIADTLWRMKGISIDIEPFTFLMLLRYHRKAFEETVSLLEKFDAVPTTPFHPIVPHLDEFEQRILARVSFDFYAPLIEKRTIIGYWLPEAVITRRSTEIVESSTDRRLVFLLDERQLLYDFPHAKYSCNRYSNSFVFGREWELSDAFAFNTLDVPGLISKTLERRDGYKENAGVPYLVFTASDLESLLGNPEQLGRFTAWMKGLEENGIERVSAQEFVMKKLSGEFKRLEGECEFEMGVKDYSAWSDYFDLSPDGKTSDSRWLGYLRGDGKVFARKVNGRKISQLWKVAFTKLFEELNRAVRWGVLEGLRELGVKNPEEFLVRYARIFFKDYYDYFGIETSISYVLEPANGEKQALKLGRIYYLMLLANHSCPRFWENLDTRVAFGNVSVIAKALIELMNYFEDERGSVFVEAYLKLLNFGKLYHLWNLGSLPALEGWETSEKAWNSALKPEVPSSGYNVVTRAALYVGKRDMKGELRRIIDPYNLEWAVADTGHIPGERHGHWENQGWCEHRD is encoded by the coding sequence ATGCCCATGAAGTTTGGCCATCACTTCCACGCCTACCAGCCGGGTGATATAGTTTATGTCAAGGACGGTGATGGGAGTAAGCCAATAGAGTACGAAGAGCGCAAGAGTCCGGTCGCCATAAAAATCCGCGGGGAAGAAGTTAAGGGCGAAAACTGGACGAGGGCAATGCTCTATTCCTACGAACACATAGCCGATACACTCTGGCGGATGAAGGGAATAAGCATAGATATTGAGCCGTTCACCTTTCTAATGCTCCTCCGCTACCACAGGAAGGCCTTCGAGGAGACGGTTTCCCTCTTGGAGAAGTTTGACGCTGTTCCGACCACACCCTTCCATCCAATTGTCCCGCACCTCGACGAGTTCGAACAGAGGATTTTGGCGAGGGTCTCCTTTGACTTCTATGCACCCCTCATTGAGAAGAGAACGATCATCGGCTACTGGCTTCCCGAGGCGGTCATAACAAGGAGGAGCACCGAGATAGTCGAGTCCTCAACCGACAGGAGGCTTGTCTTCCTTCTCGACGAGAGGCAGCTCCTCTACGACTTCCCCCATGCGAAATACTCCTGCAACCGCTATTCTAACTCATTCGTCTTCGGTCGCGAGTGGGAGCTGAGCGATGCCTTCGCATTCAACACCCTCGACGTTCCCGGACTCATCAGTAAAACCCTCGAAAGGAGAGACGGCTACAAGGAGAACGCCGGAGTTCCCTATCTGGTTTTCACGGCAAGCGACTTGGAGAGCCTGCTCGGCAACCCAGAGCAGCTCGGCCGCTTCACGGCCTGGATGAAGGGCCTTGAGGAGAATGGAATAGAGAGGGTCTCGGCTCAGGAGTTCGTCATGAAAAAGCTCTCCGGCGAGTTCAAGCGCCTCGAGGGGGAATGCGAGTTCGAGATGGGAGTTAAGGACTACTCGGCTTGGAGCGACTACTTCGATTTAAGCCCCGATGGAAAGACGAGCGACTCTAGGTGGCTCGGCTATCTGAGGGGAGATGGGAAGGTCTTCGCGAGGAAAGTCAATGGGAGGAAGATAAGCCAGCTCTGGAAGGTCGCCTTCACTAAGCTCTTCGAGGAGCTAAACAGGGCCGTTAGATGGGGAGTGCTTGAGGGGTTGAGGGAGCTTGGAGTAAAAAACCCTGAGGAGTTCCTCGTGAGATATGCGAGGATTTTCTTCAAGGATTACTATGACTACTTCGGCATTGAAACTTCAATAAGCTACGTCCTCGAGCCCGCTAACGGCGAGAAGCAGGCTCTGAAGCTCGGAAGGATTTACTATCTTATGCTCCTGGCGAACCACTCATGTCCACGCTTCTGGGAGAACCTCGACACGCGCGTGGCCTTCGGCAACGTCTCCGTTATTGCCAAGGCCCTCATCGAGCTGATGAACTATTTTGAGGACGAGAGGGGGAGCGTTTTCGTTGAAGCATACCTCAAGCTCCTGAACTTCGGTAAACTCTATCACCTTTGGAACCTCGGCTCATTACCGGCTCTCGAAGGCTGGGAAACGAGCGAGAAAGCGTGGAATAGCGCGCTGAAGCCAGAGGTACCCAGCAGCGGCTACAACGTGGTGACGAGAGCCGCCCTCTACGTCGGGAAGAGGGACATGAAGGGCGAGCTCAGGAGGATAATAGACCCCTACAACCTCGAGTGGGCCGTTGCCGACACTGGCCACATTCCGGGCGAGAGGCACGGCCACTGGGAGAACCAGGGGTGGTGCGAACATAGAGACTGA
- a CDS encoding MoaD/ThiS family protein, whose product MKIRLVIYGELALRFSPKMELEVEEGTTVGEVLRRLGISAAEHHILVNERKVDESRTLKDGDVVKLLPVIYGG is encoded by the coding sequence ATGAAGATTAGGCTGGTCATCTATGGAGAGCTGGCACTTCGCTTCTCACCGAAGATGGAGCTTGAGGTCGAGGAAGGAACAACCGTGGGTGAGGTACTCAGAAGACTTGGGATAAGCGCCGCCGAGCACCACATCCTCGTGAACGAGAGAAAAGTTGATGAAAGCCGCACACTGAAGGATGGCGATGTCGTTAAGCTTCTTCCTGTGATCTATGGAGGCTGA
- a CDS encoding 4Fe-4S dicluster domain-containing protein, giving the protein MNDAVSDERMWILITPDKCSGCRLCEVACSLEHEGVIWPEASRIRIFEEFPGVNVPHTCVQCPDYPCVNSCNFGALSVDEKTGAVLVDEDKCTECGACVLACPGRVPRIPAGKESVVICDLCGGSPKCVEVCHEAGHDALKLVRGNYRSIYRTFVKDPLEKTGDLARKLYGEELMR; this is encoded by the coding sequence ATGAATGACGCTGTGTCCGATGAGAGGATGTGGATACTGATAACTCCCGACAAGTGCAGCGGATGCAGGCTCTGCGAAGTGGCCTGCTCACTTGAACACGAGGGTGTAATATGGCCAGAGGCATCGCGCATAAGGATTTTTGAGGAATTCCCAGGCGTTAACGTCCCACATACCTGCGTCCAGTGTCCTGACTATCCGTGCGTAAACTCATGCAACTTCGGAGCCCTGAGCGTTGATGAGAAAACCGGGGCCGTTCTCGTGGACGAGGATAAGTGCACCGAATGCGGCGCATGTGTCTTGGCATGTCCGGGCCGTGTTCCACGGATTCCTGCCGGCAAGGAAAGCGTTGTTATCTGCGATCTCTGTGGGGGCAGCCCTAAGTGCGTGGAAGTCTGCCACGAGGCCGGCCACGACGCCCTAAAGCTCGTCAGGGGCAACTACCGTTCAATATACAGGACGTTCGTGAAGGACCCGCTTGAAAAAACCGGCGATTTGGCGAGGAAGCTCTACGGGGAGGAACTGATGAGGTGA
- a CDS encoding aldehyde ferredoxin oxidoreductase family protein: MYGYAGKLLDVDLSRESVKVVELDEEMRKFYGGRGLGVYILWKELGKDWENIDPLGEENLLLILTGPLTGYYPGMKTAVVSKSPESNGVVGSVLSSEVGLELKAAGYDGIIIRGRAKSPVYLFVNDDTVEIRDASKYWGMGGVELHKTLLKEVHEEIRKKEKLKGIPKEPAMMYIGKGGENKVRFAAIMTKLMHAAGYGGFGAVMGSKNLKAVVVKGSKALPEVYDKNKVKAMLREFWSELFQMTTFREWGTGSGGYSVGKDRSSQPIRNWQEEYHDDERISVVNFELKAWVKKYWADYGCPVNCMKISYLRYGPYKGAITDAPDYELMAYMGTNLGIFEPEKIVYLSYLVDELGLDGINAGNVLGFAAELYQRGILTEEDIGFRLEWGDEKAFAKLLELIVERKGIGEILAEGTYRAAIKIGEMKNADALRYAVHVKGIGVGAHGVRSDLDYTKDISYAVSVQGGDHTATAGLPARSYEGELVNAFYDSAVVCMFVTRPGFERILEFGNAVTGFELTPEKWFNETGLRIIHLQRILLLLGGPDTYWDPRRDDDNPQRFYEPLPSGPVKGKAPSREEVRSKVMQYYEEVGYDENGIPKEEVLEELGLGEAKREVKRIKERLGL; this comes from the coding sequence ATGTACGGCTACGCTGGGAAGCTCCTAGACGTTGATTTGAGCAGGGAGAGCGTGAAGGTAGTTGAGCTCGACGAGGAGATGAGGAAGTTCTACGGAGGCAGGGGGCTGGGGGTTTACATCCTGTGGAAGGAGCTCGGTAAGGACTGGGAAAATATCGACCCCCTTGGCGAGGAAAACCTCCTGCTCATCCTCACGGGCCCGCTAACGGGCTACTACCCGGGCATGAAGACGGCCGTTGTTTCAAAATCGCCCGAGAGCAACGGCGTCGTGGGGAGCGTCCTGAGCAGCGAGGTTGGGCTGGAGCTGAAAGCGGCCGGCTACGATGGGATAATCATCAGGGGAAGGGCAAAGAGCCCGGTATATCTCTTCGTGAATGATGATACCGTTGAAATCCGTGATGCTTCCAAGTACTGGGGTATGGGTGGAGTGGAGCTTCATAAAACTCTCCTCAAGGAGGTGCATGAGGAGATAAGGAAGAAGGAGAAGCTCAAGGGAATCCCAAAGGAGCCCGCCATGATGTACATTGGGAAGGGTGGAGAGAACAAAGTCCGCTTCGCCGCGATAATGACGAAGCTTATGCACGCCGCTGGCTACGGCGGCTTCGGGGCGGTGATGGGCAGCAAGAACCTGAAGGCAGTAGTTGTTAAGGGGAGCAAGGCCCTTCCAGAGGTTTATGACAAGAATAAAGTCAAGGCCATGCTGAGGGAATTCTGGAGTGAGCTGTTTCAGATGACCACATTCAGGGAGTGGGGCACCGGGTCTGGCGGCTACAGCGTAGGAAAGGACCGCTCGAGCCAGCCCATAAGGAACTGGCAGGAGGAGTACCATGACGACGAGAGGATAAGCGTGGTGAACTTCGAACTCAAGGCCTGGGTGAAGAAGTACTGGGCCGACTATGGCTGTCCCGTTAACTGCATGAAGATTTCCTACCTCCGCTACGGGCCGTATAAGGGAGCCATCACAGACGCCCCGGACTACGAGCTGATGGCCTACATGGGGACCAACCTCGGCATCTTCGAGCCCGAAAAGATAGTCTACCTCTCATACCTCGTGGACGAGCTGGGCTTAGATGGCATAAACGCTGGCAACGTCCTCGGCTTTGCTGCCGAGCTCTACCAGAGGGGCATCCTCACGGAGGAGGACATCGGCTTCAGGCTTGAGTGGGGCGACGAGAAGGCCTTTGCAAAGCTCTTAGAGCTCATAGTCGAGAGGAAGGGTATCGGTGAAATCCTCGCGGAGGGAACCTACAGGGCGGCCATTAAAATAGGTGAGATGAAGAACGCCGATGCCCTCAGGTATGCGGTTCACGTCAAGGGGATAGGCGTCGGTGCCCACGGAGTTAGGAGCGATCTCGACTACACAAAGGATATAAGCTACGCAGTCTCCGTTCAGGGAGGCGACCACACCGCGACGGCTGGCCTTCCGGCGAGGAGCTATGAGGGTGAGCTCGTGAATGCCTTCTACGACTCTGCAGTGGTCTGTATGTTCGTAACTCGGCCAGGCTTCGAGAGAATCCTCGAGTTCGGGAACGCGGTTACCGGCTTTGAGCTCACTCCCGAAAAGTGGTTCAACGAGACCGGCCTGAGGATAATCCACCTCCAGAGGATTCTGCTCCTTCTTGGCGGCCCCGACACCTACTGGGACCCGAGGAGGGACGACGACAATCCACAGCGCTTCTACGAGCCATTGCCGAGCGGTCCTGTTAAAGGCAAGGCCCCAAGCAGGGAGGAGGTACGCTCCAAAGTCATGCAGTATTACGAGGAAGTCGGCTACGACGAGAACGGCATTCCAAAGGAGGAAGTCCTCGAGGAGCTCGGCCTCGGCGAGGCGAAGCGCGAGGTTAAGCGCATAAAGGAGCGCCTTGGCCTCTAA
- a CDS encoding DMT family transporter, whose product MNRSELILLGITAIWGFTFPAMKVSLGYLPPILFLAYRFGIAFLLMLLLFRSRVLRKETLKEGFILGLTLFFGHGFQIVGLKYTTASNSAFITSLYVVFTPFIAYFLLGDRFKGRDVLSLIVALTGLYLISGASLNFNYGDLLTVLSALSFAFQIVLVQKFGERDYLSLAFWQIFWNFVFSSAFALTFEPLMVPKDPIPWLGVLYTSVFATVIAFTLQVKHQRHTKAHRAALIYSAEPIFGHISAFLTIREVLSLKGYLGAALIMAGIWNEVRKES is encoded by the coding sequence ATGAACCGCTCTGAGCTCATCCTCCTGGGCATCACGGCAATCTGGGGCTTCACTTTTCCAGCCATGAAGGTAAGTCTCGGCTATTTGCCCCCAATCCTGTTCCTAGCTTACCGCTTCGGCATAGCATTCCTCCTGATGCTCCTTCTCTTCCGCTCGCGGGTTCTCAGGAAGGAGACCCTGAAGGAAGGCTTCATCCTCGGTCTAACCCTCTTCTTCGGCCACGGCTTCCAGATAGTCGGCCTGAAGTACACGACGGCATCGAACTCGGCATTCATAACGTCGCTCTACGTCGTCTTCACGCCGTTTATAGCCTACTTCCTGCTTGGAGACAGGTTTAAGGGGAGGGACGTTCTTTCCCTGATCGTGGCGCTGACAGGCCTTTACCTCATATCCGGGGCGAGCCTAAACTTCAACTACGGCGATTTGCTGACCGTCCTCAGCGCGCTGAGCTTTGCCTTCCAGATAGTCCTCGTCCAAAAGTTCGGGGAGCGAGATTACCTGAGCCTGGCCTTCTGGCAGATATTCTGGAACTTCGTTTTCTCCTCGGCCTTCGCGCTCACCTTCGAGCCTTTGATGGTTCCAAAGGACCCGATACCGTGGCTTGGGGTTCTCTACACGTCGGTGTTCGCCACGGTTATTGCCTTCACCCTCCAGGTCAAGCACCAGCGCCACACCAAGGCCCACAGGGCGGCCCTCATCTACTCCGCAGAGCCCATTTTCGGCCACATATCGGCTTTCCTCACGATACGGGAGGTGCTCAGCCTCAAAGGCTACCTCGGCGCGGCGCTGATCATGGCCGGCATATGGAACGAGGTCAGAAAAGAGAGCTGA